A genomic window from Microscilla marina ATCC 23134 includes:
- a CDS encoding helix-turn-helix domain-containing protein: MEKQDLLKIIKHLRTSEGLTHQQMATKLGWGKQTYERIENGRTQNVGLDDIAQIAQVFGLTVVELMNRATPEGTATALLKEAVHLFREAQTKVDAAEQILKKLPKNK; the protein is encoded by the coding sequence ATGGAAAAACAAGACTTACTAAAAATCATTAAGCATTTGCGTACCAGTGAGGGGCTTACCCACCAACAAATGGCGACTAAACTGGGTTGGGGCAAACAAACTTATGAAAGAATTGAAAATGGACGTACCCAAAATGTAGGGCTGGACGACATTGCCCAGATTGCGCAGGTATTTGGGCTGACGGTGGTAGAGTTGATGAACCGGGCAACCCCGGAAGGAACTGCCACTGCTTTGCTCAAAGAAGCCGTTCATTTATTCAGGGAAGCCCAAACCAAAGTGGATGCCGCTGAACAAATACTGAAGAAGCTACCAAAAAATAAATGA
- a CDS encoding baseplate J/gp47 family protein yields MARTLTQIRNELLAAKAAEPKLDALDSPSNFAIWRLWLYVVAMAAWTLEQLFDRHKAAVEARLAQSIFGSAEWFVLQATKFQYGDNLIRDQNGALGYAQVSLEKQIISQAAISVASGNDNVATLKVAKTVDGQPGQLSAGELAALRGYVDRLQPPGAYLLVNSLPGDTIKISLEVYYNPLLEPASLKTAIETAIKQHLASLPFDGKILKSKIVDAVQAVAGVEDVVITLFEAKASGETYTPVNRVYIPKSGYVKLDSEHPLKDHLTLKTPL; encoded by the coding sequence ATGGCAAGAACCCTTACTCAAATACGCAACGAACTGCTGGCGGCCAAGGCTGCCGAACCCAAGCTCGATGCCCTGGATTCTCCCTCTAATTTTGCGATCTGGCGACTCTGGCTCTATGTGGTGGCCATGGCAGCCTGGACGCTGGAGCAACTCTTTGACCGACACAAGGCAGCAGTGGAAGCCCGGCTCGCACAAAGCATATTTGGCTCGGCAGAATGGTTTGTGCTACAGGCAACGAAATTTCAGTACGGAGACAACCTGATCAGGGATCAAAATGGAGCACTGGGTTATGCCCAGGTATCTCTCGAAAAACAAATCATCAGCCAAGCCGCCATTTCGGTGGCCAGCGGCAATGACAACGTTGCCACGCTCAAGGTAGCCAAAACAGTGGACGGACAGCCGGGGCAACTTTCGGCAGGCGAACTTGCCGCGCTTCGTGGGTATGTTGACCGACTTCAACCGCCTGGGGCGTACCTTTTAGTCAACAGTTTGCCCGGCGATACGATTAAAATTAGCCTGGAAGTATACTATAACCCTTTGCTGGAACCTGCCTCGCTCAAAACCGCCATTGAAACCGCCATCAAGCAGCACTTAGCCAGCTTACCCTTTGACGGGAAAATACTGAAATCTAAAATTGTAGATGCAGTTCAGGCAGTGGCAGGAGTAGAAGATGTAGTCATTACATTATTTGAAGCCAAGGCAAGTGGAGAAACTTACACTCCAGTAAACCGGGTGTACATCCCCAAATCGGGCTATGTAAAACTGGATAGTGAACACCCACTCAAAGATCACCTCACTTTAAAAACTCCTTTATAA
- a CDS encoding HsdM family class I SAM-dependent methyltransferase, giving the protein MNNDISIIEHLGFTPGVQDVQVDTLSMSALKRHYVNQVKDFGIDKVYFSGEFPSVYFKEVTDFGKQTQQEILEVQRKIWNQGKVPFLYVESPTEIRVFNCYAKPLHDFQDKKPDITKDLLVYQTTLNDLTELEQVFGKVAIESGRFWKEEKYAKQVKTETRIEKALVENLKKTRKALSKDLPVEVIHDLLLRSLFILYLEDRKATDAAFYQKYTGAQNSQTYFDVLNDVKGTYKLYAKLEDAFNGNLSPITAEETKIVTIQHLQEIRKCFWSERREDGQLKLFDWRIFSFDVIPVLLLSNIYEDFLEKEEGEASKTKKGAFYTPPALAEFILNEVLPYPTKDDTNYQVKTLDPTCGSGIFLVETLNRLLDRWQVAHPNQSLSFEVICQIVQDNIFGIEIEKEAIKVAAFSLYLAMLDRLEPKTLWQTARFPYLIYDPDNDADKQGANLFRMSSLSTGAFENIDFDLVVGNPPFSRGGLSNEIKTYLKKYDFASEMVLAFLHRATTLCPHGKIALVCAAKPILFNHLKPYQNFRQFLFQETYVEKVYNFSVLRNVSKKQGGRNLFASATSPVSVVFYSKNKPVKMPEKLMYCAPKTAIKNRMIDGIAIDSTDIKYLPREECQKPNTNIWKVAMWGSEQDFDLIQRLQSKQNLEDFFVKNGWNDRGDGLKTSNPKNIPNQLIKNDLHLPAKQIRRYFTPKTFAVNIEDVKFHRLGKISAYQAPHIVIKKGLTNKEYCVSYVDYNSSFKSTIYGIHHKDSGKLKILTAYLNSSFAKYFMFLTTASWGIEREEVKPDEAFQLPDLCFSLPKNTSKAILKAFDQIVEVKKANVINEEPQINALEKEIDELFWKVLNFSETEQIFINDLLDYSLDAFMEKEKSKAFKPVSNEEQKAYAEYVCKTMNSFLISPESEGISVWVTLVNTQESKNPLNVVVVNFGNEKPAGHVEELPMGKITNILKTIEQYSYEEYAESMYYRKFIRYYTEDKAYIIKPNEKRFWSRSMAINDANEIIGDNLTD; this is encoded by the coding sequence ATGAATAATGACATTTCCATTATCGAACATTTAGGCTTTACACCTGGCGTGCAAGACGTACAAGTAGATACTCTTTCTATGTCTGCTCTGAAACGTCATTATGTAAATCAGGTAAAAGATTTTGGAATTGATAAAGTGTATTTTTCAGGAGAGTTTCCTTCAGTATACTTTAAAGAAGTAACTGATTTTGGTAAGCAAACTCAACAGGAAATATTGGAGGTTCAGAGAAAAATTTGGAATCAAGGCAAAGTTCCGTTTTTGTATGTAGAAAGCCCTACTGAAATCAGGGTTTTTAATTGCTACGCAAAACCTTTGCATGACTTTCAAGACAAAAAACCTGACATCACAAAAGATTTATTAGTTTATCAAACGACCCTTAATGATTTAACTGAGTTAGAGCAGGTTTTTGGCAAAGTAGCCATAGAGTCAGGACGTTTTTGGAAAGAAGAGAAGTATGCAAAGCAGGTTAAAACAGAGACTCGTATTGAAAAGGCTTTAGTTGAAAACCTGAAAAAAACCCGCAAGGCTCTGTCTAAAGATTTGCCAGTAGAGGTTATACATGATTTACTGCTACGTTCATTATTTATTTTATATCTGGAAGATAGAAAAGCCACCGATGCAGCTTTTTATCAAAAATATACTGGCGCACAAAATTCACAAACTTATTTTGATGTTTTAAATGACGTAAAAGGAACTTATAAATTATATGCAAAATTAGAGGATGCTTTTAATGGAAATTTAAGCCCAATCACAGCAGAAGAAACAAAAATAGTAACCATACAGCACTTACAAGAAATAAGAAAATGCTTTTGGTCAGAAAGAAGAGAAGATGGACAGCTAAAGTTATTTGATTGGAGAATATTTTCTTTTGATGTAATTCCTGTATTGCTATTAAGTAATATTTATGAAGACTTTCTGGAAAAGGAAGAAGGCGAAGCCAGCAAAACAAAAAAAGGAGCATTTTATACCCCACCTGCCTTGGCAGAGTTTATTCTAAACGAGGTATTACCTTATCCAACTAAAGACGATACCAACTATCAGGTAAAAACCCTTGATCCTACTTGTGGCTCAGGTATTTTTCTGGTAGAAACCTTGAACCGATTATTGGATAGGTGGCAAGTAGCACACCCAAACCAAAGCCTTTCTTTTGAAGTTATCTGCCAAATCGTACAAGACAATATCTTTGGGATTGAGATAGAAAAAGAAGCCATTAAGGTAGCTGCCTTTAGCCTGTATTTGGCTATGTTAGACAGGTTGGAACCCAAAACACTTTGGCAAACTGCCCGTTTTCCTTACTTAATTTATGACCCTGATAATGATGCTGACAAACAAGGTGCTAACCTATTTAGAATGAGTAGCTTGTCAACAGGGGCTTTTGAAAATATCGATTTTGATTTGGTAGTGGGTAACCCTCCTTTTAGTAGAGGTGGTTTGTCTAACGAAATTAAAACTTACTTAAAAAAGTATGACTTTGCTAGTGAGATGGTCTTGGCATTTTTACATCGCGCAACTACTCTTTGTCCTCATGGTAAGATTGCATTGGTCTGTGCAGCTAAACCAATATTATTTAACCATCTGAAGCCCTATCAAAACTTCAGACAGTTTCTTTTTCAGGAAACTTATGTAGAAAAAGTATACAACTTCTCCGTTTTAAGAAATGTATCAAAAAAACAAGGGGGTAGAAACTTATTTGCTTCTGCTACAAGCCCAGTGAGTGTAGTGTTTTATAGTAAAAATAAGCCCGTAAAAATGCCTGAAAAGTTAATGTATTGTGCCCCTAAGACTGCTATTAAAAATCGCATGATTGATGGGATAGCCATTGATTCTACAGATATTAAATATTTACCCCGTGAAGAATGCCAAAAACCAAATACTAATATTTGGAAAGTGGCTATGTGGGGAAGCGAACAAGATTTTGATCTAATACAAAGGCTTCAATCAAAACAAAATTTGGAGGATTTTTTTGTAAAAAATGGATGGAATGATCGAGGAGATGGGTTAAAAACATCAAACCCAAAAAATATTCCTAATCAATTAATAAAAAACGATTTACATTTACCTGCAAAGCAAATAAGAAGGTATTTTACACCTAAAACTTTTGCTGTAAATATTGAAGATGTAAAGTTTCATCGACTTGGAAAAATATCCGCTTATCAAGCTCCTCACATAGTTATAAAAAAAGGTCTAACTAACAAAGAGTATTGTGTTTCCTATGTTGATTATAATAGTTCTTTTAAATCCACTATCTACGGAATACACCATAAGGACTCTGGCAAACTAAAAATACTAACTGCATACCTGAACTCATCTTTTGCAAAATATTTTATGTTTTTAACCACTGCAAGTTGGGGAATAGAACGTGAGGAAGTAAAACCTGATGAGGCATTTCAATTACCTGACTTATGTTTTTCATTACCTAAAAATACCTCAAAAGCAATTTTAAAAGCTTTTGACCAAATCGTTGAAGTTAAAAAAGCCAATGTGATCAATGAAGAACCCCAAATAAATGCTTTGGAGAAGGAAATAGATGAATTGTTTTGGAAGGTTTTGAATTTTTCAGAAACAGAGCAAATATTCATCAACGATTTACTAGACTATAGTTTAGATGCCTTTATGGAAAAAGAAAAGTCTAAGGCATTCAAACCTGTTAGTAATGAAGAGCAAAAAGCGTATGCAGAGTATGTATGCAAAACCATGAACAGTTTTTTAATTTCCCCTGAAAGTGAAGGTATTAGTGTATGGGTAACATTGGTAAATACACAAGAAAGCAAAAATCCCTTAAATGTTGTCGTAGTTAATTTTGGAAACGAAAAACCTGCCGGGCATGTTGAAGAGCTACCTATGGGCAAAATAACCAATATTTTAAAAACAATAGAACAATATTCTTACGAGGAATATGCAGAAAGCATGTATTATCGTAAATTTATAAGATACTATACAGAAGACAAAGCATACATTATCAAGCCTAACGAAAAGAGGTTTTGGTCACGATCAATGGCTATCAATGATGCAAACGAAATAATTGGAGATAACCTGACAGATTAA
- a CDS encoding XRE family transcriptional regulator → MKKRRLIAHNLKYLRSEVKKTTQSRVAKHLGISRSAWVDYELGKALPKANVLIKIAEYFGVSIDDLLKVNLKKKTIPSVNNIRLIPVETTGKVTQNIDFIPVKAKAGYSQGYGEESYIKELFRFTLPKLPDGNYRAFEIEGDSMPPLQDGFIVIGKYIENFHNIKNNHRYIVLLKEEGVVFKKVINEVSKNQQLLLVSDNTNYLPYSVNIDEVLEIWEMAAFIGFPGSDASTQDLILDKLELINQQLNSLSNKTT, encoded by the coding sequence GCTAAGCACTTAGGTATTTCTCGATCTGCGTGGGTAGATTATGAACTTGGTAAAGCTCTACCAAAAGCTAATGTACTCATTAAAATTGCTGAATATTTTGGGGTGAGCATTGATGATTTACTCAAGGTTAATCTTAAGAAAAAAACAATACCTTCCGTTAATAACATTCGTCTAATCCCTGTTGAAACAACTGGTAAAGTCACACAAAATATTGATTTCATACCTGTAAAAGCAAAAGCTGGTTATTCACAAGGATATGGTGAAGAATCATACATCAAAGAGTTATTCCGTTTTACATTACCTAAGTTGCCTGATGGAAATTATAGAGCATTTGAAATAGAAGGTGATTCTATGCCCCCTTTACAAGATGGGTTTATTGTTATTGGAAAATATATCGAAAACTTTCATAACATAAAAAACAATCATAGATATATTGTATTATTGAAAGAGGAAGGGGTTGTTTTCAAAAAAGTAATTAATGAGGTATCAAAAAATCAACAATTGTTATTAGTATCTGATAATACAAACTATTTACCTTACTCAGTAAATATTGATGAAGTATTAGAAATTTGGGAAATGGCAGCTTTTATTGGGTTTCCTGGTTCTGATGCTTCTACTCAAGATTTGATTTTAGATAAGTTAGAGCTAATCAACCAACAATTAAACAGTTTATCAAATAAAACAACATGA